From a single Pseudophryne corroboree isolate aPseCor3 chromosome 6, aPseCor3.hap2, whole genome shotgun sequence genomic region:
- the LOC134934292 gene encoding gastrula zinc finger protein XlCGF8.2DB-like — protein sequence MSLTEERTHLCSECDKHFTCKSALLIHQRSHTGERPFTCPECSKCFSYKSHISRHLRIHTGERPFQCFECSNSFSHKTQLVKHLMIHTGEKPFKCSECSKRFIEKKELIKHQRIHTGEKPFKCSECSKCFSQKASLVIHQRIHTGDKPFKCSECSKCFPQKAQLVMHQMSHTGEKPFKCTECSKCFTEKQILVSHQRTHTGEKPFKCSECSKCFSQKVQLLRHLMIHTGEKPFKCSECSKCFSQKVQLVRHQRTHTGERQFKCSECSKCYAEKRGLVIHQRSDTLKKPFTCPERSKCFKQHISGVIPS from the coding sequence ATGAGTCTCACAGAAGAGAGAACACAtttgtgctctgagtgtgacaaacACTTTACATGTAAATCAGCACTtctcatacatcagaggagtcacacaggagagagaccatttacatgtcctgaatgtagcaagtgtttctcTTATAAATCACATATTAGTAGACAtctgaggattcacacaggagagagaccatttcAATGTTTTGAATGCAGCAATTCTTTCTCTCATAAGACACAGCTTGTTAAACATCTGATGATTCACACAGGAGAAAagccatttaaatgttctgaatgcagcaagagaTTTATCGAGAAGAAAGAACTTATtaaacatcagaggattcacacaggagagaaaccatttaaatgttctgaatgcagcaagtgtttttcccagaaggcatctcttgttatacatcagaggattcacacaggagataaaccatttaaatgttctgaatgcagcaagtgttttcccCAGAAGGCACAGCTTGTTATGCATCagatgagtcacacaggagagaaaccatttaagtgtactgaatgcagcaagtgttttactgAGAAACAAAttcttgttagtcatcagaggactcacacaggagagaaaccatttaaatgttctgaatgcagcaagtgtttttctcaGAAGGTACAGCTTCTGAGACATCtgatgattcacacaggagagaaaccatttaaatgttctgaatgtagcaagtgtttttcccagaaggtacagcttgttagacatcagaggactcacacaggagagagacaatttaaatgttctgaatgcagcaagtgttatgCTGAGAAGAGaggacttgttatacatcagaggagtgacACATTAAAGAAACCATTTACATGCCCTGAACGCAGCAAGTGTTTTAAACAACACATAtcaggggtcattccaagttga